A genomic window from Aurantimicrobium photophilum includes:
- a CDS encoding cation:proton antiporter regulatory subunit, whose translation MGVRIEKIDLPGFGVRHDVVTQAGQHIGVLSFRDGHREVALYDPEDPDAILGSVALTGDEAAALSDLLGHAALLSQLSGLGNGTIGLFTEQLVLPSDSRFLDRPLGDTQARTKTGVSIVAILRGKDVIASPTPSEILRMDDLIVAVGTREGLDKLDKLLAHSQV comes from the coding sequence ATGGGTGTACGCATCGAAAAAATTGACCTCCCTGGTTTCGGAGTTCGTCACGACGTCGTGACACAAGCCGGCCAGCACATTGGTGTCCTCAGCTTCCGCGACGGTCACCGTGAAGTTGCTCTGTATGACCCCGAAGACCCGGATGCCATCCTCGGCTCCGTTGCTCTCACCGGCGATGAAGCTGCAGCGCTCTCCGACCTCCTCGGTCACGCTGCTCTGCTGAGTCAGCTCTCTGGCTTGGGCAATGGCACGATCGGACTTTTCACTGAGCAACTCGTCCTACCTTCTGACTCCCGCTTCTTGGATCGCCCCCTCGGTGATACTCAGGCTCGCACCAAGACCGGTGTTTCCATCGTGGCGATCTTGCGCGGCAAGGACGTCATTGCCTCCCCCACACCATCAGAAATCCTTCGCATGGATGACCTGATTGTTGCAGTGGGAACTCGCGAGGGTCTCGACAAGCTCGACAAACTTCTGGCGCACAGTCAGGTTTAG
- a CDS encoding TIGR01777 family oxidoreductase, producing the protein MACSLTVLIAGGTGMIGTALTTELEQAGHKALLLSRTPGTQRIVWNPESTPLDLDSIAAEHGPVDVIVNLAGSTISKMPWTAKTKHEILYSRLSSTNTIVEAIERAKKKPRALINGSAVGFYGDRGNEVLTESSARGDGFLADVVVSWEAAAKPAEQHTRVAYARTGLVLGKKGALGPLRLLTSFFVSGPLAGGKDWWPWISLRDEARALAFLIERDISGPVNLVAPTPATTGTLMKALAKLLGRPYWFPAPGFAISLVLGQAGRELLLSSQKITPEVLLSSGFTFLDSDVSEGLQSALR; encoded by the coding sequence GTGGCCTGTTCGTTAACGGTTCTCATTGCTGGTGGCACCGGCATGATCGGTACTGCCCTGACCACAGAACTCGAACAGGCAGGTCACAAGGCTCTCCTTCTGTCCCGCACACCAGGCACTCAGCGCATCGTCTGGAACCCTGAGTCAACTCCGCTCGACCTCGATTCCATCGCCGCAGAACACGGTCCAGTTGATGTCATTGTGAACCTGGCAGGTTCCACCATCAGCAAGATGCCATGGACCGCAAAAACCAAGCATGAGATTCTCTACTCTCGCTTGTCTTCAACAAACACGATTGTGGAAGCTATCGAGCGAGCCAAGAAGAAGCCACGTGCCCTCATCAACGGATCTGCAGTGGGCTTCTATGGTGACCGCGGCAACGAGGTTCTAACTGAGTCCTCTGCCCGCGGTGACGGATTCCTCGCGGACGTTGTGGTCTCCTGGGAAGCAGCAGCAAAGCCTGCAGAACAGCACACACGTGTTGCCTATGCCCGCACCGGCTTGGTGCTCGGCAAGAAGGGCGCTTTGGGACCGCTCCGGTTATTGACCTCGTTCTTCGTTTCCGGCCCGCTTGCTGGCGGAAAAGACTGGTGGCCCTGGATTAGCCTGCGTGATGAAGCCCGCGCACTGGCGTTCTTGATTGAGCGCGACATCTCAGGTCCGGTCAATCTTGTTGCCCCCACGCCAGCAACCACAGGAACGCTGATGAAGGCACTGGCAAAGCTCCTGGGGCGCCCCTATTGGTTCCCGGCTCCGGGTTTTGCTATCTCTCTTGTTCTTGGCCAAGCAGGTCGTGAACTGCTGCTTTCCAGCCAAAAGATCACACCTGAGGTTCTGTTAAGTTCAGGTTTCACTTTCCTCGATAGTGACGTATCGGAAGGTCTGCAGTCTGCTCTGAGATAA
- a CDS encoding DUF4395 domain-containing protein: MSSNKPNPLAAQPGTKGIDPRGPRFGATITLITLTVELIFLLSNPEALSSSNTLAQNFATPAGILLTYITVIFAIGAFAGIGKHPYGAIFKALVRPRLSAPTELEDPKPPTFAQLIGFIITLAGLVFAVLGITAGAIIAVAFAFVAAFLNSVFGYCLGCQIYVLLVRAGIVGRGSASA, from the coding sequence ATGTCATCTAACAAGCCCAACCCACTCGCAGCTCAGCCTGGCACCAAGGGCATTGACCCTCGTGGACCCCGCTTTGGTGCCACCATCACCTTGATCACCCTCACCGTTGAGTTGATCTTCCTCCTCTCCAACCCAGAGGCTCTTTCCAGCAGCAACACACTGGCTCAAAACTTCGCCACTCCTGCGGGAATCCTTCTCACCTACATCACTGTCATCTTTGCCATCGGCGCATTCGCCGGTATCGGCAAGCACCCCTACGGCGCTATCTTCAAGGCACTGGTTCGTCCACGCCTGTCCGCTCCCACCGAGCTCGAAGACCCCAAGCCGCCCACATTCGCTCAGCTGATCGGCTTCATCATCACGCTGGCTGGACTTGTCTTTGCCGTCCTCGGCATCACGGCCGGTGCGATTATTGCCGTGGCATTCGCTTTCGTCGCAGCGTTCCTGAACTCCGTATTTGGTTACTGCCTCGGCTGCCAAATCTATGTGTTGCTGGTGCGCGCCGGTATCGTGGGACGCGGAAGCGCATCCGCCTAA
- a CDS encoding TlpA family protein disulfide reductase has translation MDLSLVLLLLGGLIVVSTALGLLIKAAEGRVKKQDGLTRIDPSTLGEGIEFGKIGTLLQFSSEFCTKCPGTRKYLEQVAKDHPGVTHVDVDLTNRQDLAQQFNILQTPTTFILDDSGAIAARIGGSPRPEAVTAGLEIAIKREHDSYVI, from the coding sequence ATGGATCTTTCGCTCGTTCTTCTGCTGCTCGGCGGCCTCATCGTGGTGTCCACTGCGCTGGGTTTGCTGATCAAGGCTGCCGAAGGCCGGGTGAAGAAACAGGATGGCCTCACTCGAATCGACCCTTCAACCCTCGGTGAAGGTATCGAGTTCGGAAAAATCGGAACACTGTTGCAGTTCAGCTCCGAGTTCTGCACCAAGTGTCCTGGCACTCGGAAGTACCTCGAGCAGGTGGCGAAAGATCATCCCGGTGTCACCCACGTTGATGTTGATCTGACCAACCGCCAAGACTTGGCTCAGCAGTTCAACATTCTGCAAACCCCCACAACCTTCATCCTTGATGACAGCGGCGCTATTGCAGCTCGCATCGGTGGATCACCTCGTCCCGAAGCAGTTACCGCTGGTTTGGAAATCGCTATCAAGAGAGAGCACGACAGCTATGTCATCTAA
- the thyX gene encoding FAD-dependent thymidylate synthase, with protein MAEIEFRSDVTVELVRSSAHDSDVLFAARVSTQGEQTLEESMHTPESRAEDEKRDKGLINYLMRDRHGSPFEHNSMTFYVQAPIFVFREFMRHRIASYNEESARYRELNPVFYVPAADRNLIQVGKPGAYDFVPGTAEQTALTQEATKRAVTVAYEEYERMLEAGIAREVARGVLPVATYSSMYVTMNARSLMNFLSLRTKREGTHFPSFPQREIEMVAEKMEDEWAKLMPLTYAAFNEHGRVSP; from the coding sequence GTGGCTGAGATTGAATTTCGTTCAGATGTAACTGTTGAATTGGTGCGCTCGAGCGCCCACGACTCCGATGTGCTTTTTGCTGCGCGTGTGTCGACCCAAGGAGAGCAGACTCTAGAAGAGTCCATGCACACTCCTGAGTCTCGTGCAGAGGATGAGAAGCGCGACAAGGGTCTCATCAACTACCTGATGCGTGACCGTCACGGTTCTCCTTTCGAGCACAACTCGATGACCTTCTACGTGCAGGCGCCCATCTTCGTTTTCCGCGAGTTCATGCGTCACCGCATTGCCTCCTACAACGAAGAGTCTGCTCGTTACCGCGAACTGAACCCTGTCTTCTATGTGCCAGCTGCTGACCGCAACCTGATTCAGGTAGGTAAGCCAGGCGCCTATGACTTCGTTCCAGGAACTGCAGAGCAGACTGCTCTGACGCAGGAAGCAACAAAGCGTGCTGTGACCGTTGCGTATGAAGAGTACGAGCGCATGCTCGAAGCTGGCATTGCTCGTGAAGTAGCTCGTGGTGTACTTCCCGTTGCGACCTACTCCTCGATGTATGTCACCATGAACGCTCGTTCGCTGATGAACTTCCTTTCCCTGCGCACCAAGCGTGAAGGAACTCACTTCCCTTCATTCCCTCAGCGAGAGATTGAAATGGTTGCTGAGAAGATGGAAGACGAGTGGGCCAAGCTCATGCCGTTGACCTATGCGGCATTCAATGAGCACGGCCGCGTTTCGCCGTAA
- the dapA gene encoding 4-hydroxy-tetrahydrodipicolinate synthase, with translation MANPENPFGQVLVALVTPFTADGEVDWNDVEKHIDNVISNGADGIVVTGTTGETSTLTDDEKVKLVEVGKKVAGNRAKIIMGGPSNETAHAIELAKKSAKAGADGIMAVTPYYNKPTQAGVLTHFRMVADATDLPFIMYDIPGRAGIQIQYETILRLAKHPNIVAVKDAKGDFSEVSRVLNQTDLLYFSGDDANVLPHMAIGASGLIGVTANVAPAPYRAMVDAVNRGDLAAATAEHKALEPLVRAIMTHVPGTVAAKYVLHGLGRIGSPRVRLPLVGPEEWEAAKIEDEISLVGPIAGVDFSNFRPDRNAAAGGALPKIAGTTR, from the coding sequence GTGGCCAATCCAGAAAACCCCTTCGGACAAGTACTTGTCGCGCTCGTAACTCCTTTCACCGCCGATGGCGAAGTGGACTGGAACGACGTTGAAAAGCACATTGACAACGTCATCTCCAACGGTGCTGACGGCATTGTGGTCACGGGTACAACTGGAGAAACCAGCACGCTCACTGACGACGAGAAGGTCAAGCTGGTTGAGGTTGGCAAGAAGGTTGCCGGCAACCGCGCCAAGATCATCATGGGTGGTCCTTCTAACGAAACCGCTCACGCTATTGAACTGGCGAAGAAGAGCGCCAAGGCAGGTGCTGATGGCATCATGGCCGTCACCCCGTATTACAACAAGCCCACCCAAGCTGGTGTTCTCACACACTTCCGCATGGTTGCTGACGCAACGGATCTGCCGTTCATCATGTATGACATCCCTGGTCGTGCCGGTATTCAGATTCAGTACGAAACCATCCTTCGCTTGGCCAAGCACCCGAACATCGTTGCGGTTAAGGATGCCAAGGGTGACTTCAGTGAAGTCAGCCGTGTGCTGAACCAGACTGACTTGCTCTACTTCTCTGGCGATGACGCTAACGTTCTTCCTCACATGGCCATCGGTGCTTCAGGTCTCATTGGTGTCACTGCCAACGTTGCTCCTGCTCCCTACCGTGCGATGGTGGATGCAGTAAACCGCGGCGACCTTGCTGCAGCTACTGCAGAGCACAAGGCTCTCGAGCCTCTGGTTCGTGCCATCATGACTCACGTACCTGGCACTGTTGCTGCCAAGTATGTTCTGCACGGTCTGGGCCGCATCGGCAGCCCACGCGTGCGTCTTCCTCTGGTTGGTCCAGAAGAGTGGGAAGCAGCCAAGATCGAAGACGAGATATCTCTCGTCGGCCCCATCGCTGGTGTGGACTTCTCTAACTTCCGCCCAGACCGCAATGCCGCCGCTGGCGGAGCATTGCCCAAAATCGCCGGCACTACCAGGTAG
- a CDS encoding ribonuclease J: protein MPNELFDPPALEHGTLRVVPLGGVGEIGRNMTVYELNGKLLVVDCGVLFPEETQPGVDLILPDFSYIRDRMDDVLAIVLTHGHEDHIGAVPYLLRLKNDIPLVGSGLTLALIEAKLKEHRIQPYTLQVKEGDKEQFGPYELEFVAVNHSIPDALAVAIRSEAGLVLHTGDFKMDQLPLDGRLTDLRAFARLGEEGVDLFLPDSTNADVPGFTPLERDIGPVLESVIHRSKRRVIVASFSSHVHRVQQVIDAAVANNRHVVLMGRSMVRNMGIAAELGYLEVPEGTIIDAKKAAELPDDRLVYMSTGSQGEPMAVLARMANLEHQIEVGPGDTVILASSLIPGNENAVFRVIDGLTKLGAKVVHKGNAKVHVSGHAAAGELLYCYNILQPKNVFPVHGEYRHLVANANLAIDSGVDAHRTILGEDGTVIDLKGGIARVVGQLDIGYVYVDGSSVGEITDNDLKDRRILAEEGFISIIVVVDPATGKIIVGPEIHAKGFAEDDAVFDEIKPAIAKALQEAAHNGVRDAHSLQQVIRRTVGQWVSKSYRRRPMIIPLVIEA, encoded by the coding sequence ATGCCTAACGAACTGTTTGACCCACCTGCACTAGAACACGGAACGCTGCGCGTTGTCCCACTCGGAGGAGTGGGGGAGATTGGTCGCAACATGACCGTCTATGAACTCAACGGCAAGCTCCTTGTCGTGGACTGTGGTGTTCTTTTCCCTGAAGAGACTCAGCCTGGTGTGGACCTCATCCTTCCTGACTTCAGCTACATCCGTGACCGCATGGATGACGTTCTGGCCATCGTGCTCACACACGGTCACGAAGACCACATTGGTGCTGTCCCGTATCTGCTTCGTTTGAAGAATGACATTCCTCTGGTGGGCTCAGGACTGACCTTGGCACTCATTGAAGCCAAGCTCAAAGAGCACCGGATTCAGCCCTACACCTTGCAGGTCAAGGAAGGCGATAAGGAACAGTTCGGTCCCTACGAGCTCGAGTTCGTTGCTGTGAACCACTCCATTCCTGATGCGTTAGCTGTGGCCATTCGCTCTGAAGCAGGTCTTGTTTTGCACACTGGTGACTTCAAGATGGACCAGCTTCCTCTCGATGGTCGCCTCACCGATCTGCGTGCTTTCGCACGCCTCGGCGAAGAAGGTGTGGATCTGTTCCTGCCCGACTCCACCAACGCTGACGTTCCTGGATTCACTCCACTTGAGCGTGACATTGGGCCTGTGTTGGAGAGCGTGATTCACCGTTCTAAGCGCCGAGTTATTGTGGCGAGCTTCTCGTCACACGTGCACCGCGTGCAGCAGGTTATTGATGCGGCAGTGGCCAACAACCGCCACGTAGTTCTGATGGGCCGTTCCATGGTGCGCAACATGGGCATCGCGGCAGAGCTGGGCTACCTCGAGGTTCCAGAGGGAACCATCATTGATGCCAAGAAGGCAGCAGAGCTGCCTGATGATCGTCTGGTTTATATGTCGACTGGCTCTCAAGGTGAGCCCATGGCTGTGCTTGCCCGCATGGCTAACCTCGAGCACCAAATTGAGGTCGGTCCTGGTGACACCGTGATTCTGGCATCAAGCTTGATTCCCGGAAATGAGAACGCCGTCTTCCGCGTGATTGATGGACTCACCAAGTTGGGTGCCAAGGTCGTACACAAGGGCAACGCCAAGGTGCACGTCTCTGGGCACGCAGCGGCAGGGGAGTTGCTCTACTGCTACAACATCTTGCAGCCCAAGAATGTGTTCCCGGTGCACGGCGAATACCGTCACTTGGTAGCGAACGCCAACCTGGCGATTGATTCAGGCGTTGATGCACACCGCACCATCCTGGGTGAAGACGGAACTGTCATTGATCTCAAGGGTGGAATTGCCCGCGTAGTCGGCCAGCTCGATATTGGCTACGTCTATGTGGATGGCTCCAGTGTGGGTGAGATCACAGATAACGATCTCAAGGACCGTCGCATCCTCGCCGAGGAAGGCTTCATCTCCATCATCGTGGTCGTGGATCCTGCCACCGGCAAGATCATTGTCGGACCTGAGATTCACGCCAAGGGTTTCGCCGAAGACGATGCGGTGTTTGATGAGATTAAGCCAGCTATTGCCAAGGCTCTTCAGGAAGCAGCTCACAATGGCGTTCGTGACGCGCATTCCCTGCAGCAGGTCATTCGTCGCACGGTGGGGCAGTGGGTCTCGAAGAGCTACCGTCGTCGTCCGATGATTATTCCCTTGGTGATCGAAGCCTAA
- a CDS encoding LacI family DNA-binding transcriptional regulator gives MSSTKKPKQATRADVARMAGVSESTVSYALTGVRPISEDTRERIEEAMKTLGYVPNAMAQALASKKSGLLALLFPVGERGFGETDFEYVEAATEAAAEDGYQLLLWPNAVEDTASLKKIVAQGLVEGVLLMEVRSQDPRVEVLRESGTPFCLIGRTDDSQDLTYVDADFSQWGPMAIHHLADLGHTNIGVISMRGELVEAGYGPVVRTEKPLIEVAQRAGVHVTIKHPKPTIRAGRQAFEELLQEQPDITAIIGFNEPAFIGALEVAGARGIRIPEDLSVLSFGLSDEAANMTVPAQTTINVDGPELGRMAVQYLIARLNGDKKSVLQNLTQPQFFDRGSTGPAPQLRG, from the coding sequence GTGTCCTCAACGAAGAAGCCCAAACAAGCCACGCGTGCTGATGTTGCGCGCATGGCTGGCGTTTCCGAGAGCACAGTCAGCTATGCCTTAACTGGCGTTCGTCCCATCAGTGAGGACACTCGCGAGCGCATCGAAGAGGCCATGAAGACGTTGGGCTACGTCCCCAACGCCATGGCGCAAGCGCTGGCAAGTAAGAAGTCTGGATTGCTTGCACTCCTATTCCCCGTGGGGGAGCGCGGCTTTGGCGAGACAGACTTTGAGTATGTCGAAGCTGCAACTGAAGCTGCCGCGGAAGACGGCTATCAATTACTGTTGTGGCCCAACGCGGTAGAAGACACTGCGTCGCTCAAGAAAATTGTTGCCCAGGGTCTTGTTGAGGGTGTTCTTCTCATGGAAGTCCGTTCTCAGGATCCTCGAGTAGAAGTACTCCGAGAGAGTGGAACACCTTTCTGCCTCATCGGTCGAACAGACGACTCGCAAGATCTGACATATGTTGACGCGGACTTTTCGCAATGGGGCCCAATGGCCATTCATCACCTCGCTGACTTGGGGCACACCAATATTGGTGTGATTTCAATGCGCGGCGAATTGGTTGAAGCTGGTTATGGGCCTGTAGTTCGCACAGAGAAGCCTCTTATTGAGGTTGCCCAGCGTGCGGGCGTCCACGTGACCATCAAGCACCCCAAGCCCACTATTCGTGCTGGTCGCCAGGCCTTCGAGGAGTTATTGCAAGAGCAACCAGATATCACCGCCATTATCGGCTTCAATGAACCGGCCTTTATTGGTGCTTTGGAAGTTGCAGGAGCACGGGGAATTCGGATTCCAGAAGATTTATCAGTGTTGAGCTTTGGTCTCTCAGATGAAGCAGCGAATATGACTGTTCCTGCTCAGACCACCATTAACGTGGATGGTCCCGAACTTGGACGCATGGCAGTCCAGTATTTGATCGCCCGCCTCAATGGGGATAAAAAGTCTGTACTTCAAAACCTCACGCAGCCTCAGTTCTTTGATCGGGGCAGTACTGGTCCTGCCCCGCAATTACGCGGGTAA
- a CDS encoding ABC transporter substrate-binding protein, with product MKVSKRGLRVAAAVAAGALTLGTLSGCAAGGNDSKTFTVWWYSGEDTAQYIAWTEALDEFKAANPDVTVNFEFKTWEQIEKSGNSILDSDKAPDLSEWNKGNGTAGAASQAGLLLNLEDYAAQYGWTDLLPASAQQVGRYTDGLMGNGDLYGVPTYGEYVGWFYNADVLNANGIDATALKSQADLEAAFAKLVAAGITPIAAADYMLVHLAYNLTLNKADNDWVNAYQFFDGEVDFNDAAFTQASEQIQSWTQKGYIASSASGATADDAVAAFTSGTSPFMPGGTWLDGTVAGAAKFTWGKILNPGNAVSTGSAGNIWVIPAKGKNPDLAAEFINLTLQPKAQNTMANNGGLPLLATELGDNPTTAITLPLFQQLVADNGLGFYPDWPVSGYYDILKAAVIDLVAGNTTPAEYREAIGSYYEENKP from the coding sequence ATGAAGGTAAGCAAGCGCGGTCTCCGCGTCGCCGCAGCTGTTGCTGCAGGTGCGCTCACCCTCGGCACCCTCTCGGGTTGTGCCGCTGGTGGTAACGACAGCAAGACATTCACCGTCTGGTGGTACTCCGGTGAAGACACCGCACAGTACATCGCATGGACTGAGGCTCTCGACGAGTTCAAGGCTGCAAACCCTGACGTAACCGTTAACTTCGAGTTCAAGACCTGGGAACAGATCGAGAAGTCGGGTAACTCCATCCTCGACTCCGACAAGGCACCTGACCTTTCCGAGTGGAACAAGGGTAACGGTACCGCTGGTGCAGCTTCACAGGCTGGTCTGCTCCTCAACCTCGAGGACTACGCAGCTCAGTACGGCTGGACTGACCTCCTCCCCGCATCTGCACAGCAGGTTGGACGCTACACCGACGGCCTCATGGGTAACGGAGACCTCTACGGTGTCCCTACCTACGGTGAGTACGTAGGTTGGTTCTACAACGCTGACGTTCTGAACGCAAACGGTATCGACGCAACTGCTCTCAAGAGCCAGGCTGACCTCGAAGCTGCATTCGCAAAGCTCGTTGCTGCAGGAATCACTCCTATCGCAGCAGCTGACTACATGCTCGTGCACCTCGCATACAACCTGACCCTGAACAAGGCTGACAACGACTGGGTAAACGCTTACCAGTTCTTCGACGGTGAAGTTGACTTCAACGACGCAGCATTCACTCAGGCATCTGAGCAGATCCAGAGCTGGACCCAGAAGGGTTACATCGCATCGAGCGCTTCTGGTGCAACCGCTGACGACGCAGTCGCAGCATTCACCAGCGGTACTTCTCCCTTCATGCCTGGTGGTACCTGGCTGGATGGAACCGTTGCTGGTGCAGCTAAGTTCACCTGGGGCAAGATCCTTAACCCTGGTAACGCTGTATCGACCGGTTCTGCTGGAAACATCTGGGTTATCCCTGCAAAGGGTAAGAACCCTGACCTCGCTGCAGAGTTCATCAACCTGACTCTTCAGCCCAAGGCACAGAACACCATGGCAAACAACGGTGGTCTCCCACTGCTCGCAACTGAGCTCGGTGACAACCCAACCACTGCCATCACTCTGCCTCTCTTCCAGCAGCTCGTTGCTGACAACGGTCTTGGTTTCTACCCTGACTGGCCCGTATCCGGTTACTACGACATCCTGAAGGCTGCCGTAATCGACCTCGTAGCAGGTAACACCACTCCTGCTGAGTACCGCGAGGCAATCGGTTCGTACTACGAAGAGAACAAGCCATAA
- a CDS encoding carbohydrate ABC transporter permease, with protein MTALTSGKTRKKSTITNGVYWPYMVPGLIAFTLIVIVSFVWNIYLSFTKWNGLGAPKWIGFDNYAKLMVDETFWQSFLHSVVFIFAMAIVPTALGLIIASALFDYISPRFGNATSAASRAGFFLPQIIPIPIAGLLWTWMLSSQTGIVNKVLTDWGHPEWAQNWLGDAKWAMFSVTIVLIWIQVGYTIVIFMSGLARADQSVHEAAAIDGATWFQRFRIITLNQLAPEIAVVLLTTTVAALKVFAPVYVMTQGGPGTATTVPAYYSYFNFIQTSKVGYGAAISTVLAILLIIMSLVIFRYQNKQGENR; from the coding sequence ATGACTGCACTCACTTCGGGCAAGACTCGCAAGAAGTCCACAATCACCAATGGCGTTTACTGGCCATATATGGTTCCAGGGCTGATCGCCTTTACTCTTATCGTGATTGTTTCCTTCGTTTGGAACATCTACCTTTCGTTCACCAAGTGGAACGGCCTCGGAGCTCCTAAGTGGATTGGCTTCGATAACTACGCCAAGCTCATGGTTGATGAGACGTTCTGGCAGTCCTTCCTCCACTCGGTTGTCTTTATTTTTGCGATGGCGATTGTCCCCACTGCTTTGGGTCTGATCATCGCCTCCGCCCTTTTTGACTACATTTCTCCCCGTTTTGGAAACGCCACATCGGCAGCATCTCGCGCGGGCTTCTTCCTTCCCCAGATCATCCCGATTCCCATTGCAGGTTTGCTGTGGACGTGGATGCTCTCTTCCCAGACAGGTATCGTCAACAAGGTTTTGACGGACTGGGGACACCCAGAATGGGCCCAGAACTGGCTCGGAGATGCCAAGTGGGCCATGTTCTCGGTCACCATCGTTCTGATATGGATTCAGGTCGGCTACACCATCGTGATCTTCATGTCCGGTCTTGCTCGTGCAGATCAGTCCGTTCATGAGGCAGCTGCTATCGATGGTGCAACCTGGTTCCAGCGTTTCCGCATCATCACCCTGAACCAGTTGGCTCCTGAAATTGCTGTGGTGCTGCTGACAACAACAGTTGCTGCGCTGAAGGTGTTCGCTCCGGTCTATGTCATGACTCAGGGTGGCCCTGGTACCGCGACGACCGTTCCCGCCTATTACTCATACTTCAACTTCATTCAGACCAGCAAGGTTGGATACGGTGCAGCAATTTCTACCGTCCTCGCCATTTTGCTGATCATCATGTCGTTGGTCATTTTCCGTTACCAGAACAAGCAGGGGGAAAACCGATGA
- a CDS encoding carbohydrate ABC transporter permease, whose translation MSTAIMVENTLNPESRKAQKVSKKGKGGFNKRTPVSWLVVAFMLASALAWISPLYLAFVNSVKTPEEYTTTGPLTLPSEISFEGIIHFWEKADFTLKLWNSFQISFWVAILGVALSFFTAYAIGIGRVKGRFWILGLFLVAFTIPGEALMYPLLRMAKMVGLYDNIWALIIIFAVLQSAFGTYLVSSVMSDFPMELLEAARIDGAGSWRLLKDIVFPLVRPTLTVLMVFFFIWTWNEFLLPLVMLPSNDSQTVALSMGLASGQYTSDPTTQAAAALVGILPTLLFFLIFQRTLLKGVTMGSVK comes from the coding sequence ATGAGCACCGCAATCATGGTTGAAAACACCCTCAACCCAGAATCTCGCAAGGCACAAAAAGTCAGCAAAAAGGGCAAGGGTGGCTTTAACAAGCGCACACCTGTCTCGTGGCTCGTTGTTGCATTCATGTTGGCCAGCGCATTGGCCTGGATTTCTCCGCTGTACTTGGCTTTTGTTAACTCCGTCAAGACTCCTGAGGAATACACCACTACCGGTCCTCTGACTCTTCCCAGTGAAATTAGCTTTGAAGGAATCATTCACTTCTGGGAGAAAGCAGACTTCACTCTGAAGCTCTGGAACTCCTTCCAGATCAGCTTCTGGGTAGCGATTTTGGGTGTGGCTCTGAGCTTCTTCACCGCATACGCAATTGGTATCGGTCGCGTCAAGGGTCGTTTCTGGATCTTGGGGCTGTTCCTGGTCGCTTTCACCATCCCAGGTGAAGCACTCATGTACCCCTTGCTGCGTATGGCGAAGATGGTCGGTCTTTACGACAACATCTGGGCACTGATCATCATCTTTGCTGTATTGCAAAGTGCATTCGGTACCTACTTGGTGTCCTCCGTGATGTCGGACTTCCCCATGGAACTTCTCGAAGCTGCACGTATCGACGGTGCTGGTAGCTGGCGTTTGCTCAAGGACATTGTGTTCCCCTTGGTCCGTCCTACGTTGACTGTTCTGATGGTGTTCTTCTTCATCTGGACATGGAACGAGTTCCTGTTGCCTCTGGTTATGTTGCCTTCAAACGACAGCCAAACTGTGGCTTTGTCCATGGGTCTGGCATCTGGTCAGTACACCAGTGACCCCACCACTCAGGCAGCTGCAGCACTGGTCGGTATTTTGCCTACCCTGCTCTTCTTCCTGATCTTCCAGCGCACACTCCTCAAGGGAGTCACGATGGGTTCGGTCAAGTAA